A genome region from Gadus macrocephalus chromosome 15, ASM3116895v1 includes the following:
- the zbtb18 gene encoding zinc finger and BTB domain-containing protein 18 isoform X1 — MHTAAGYEDGRMEFPDHSRHLLQCLSEQRHQGFLCDSTVLVGDAQFRAHRAVLASCSMYFHLFYKDQLDKRDVVHLNSDIVTAPAFALLLEFMYEGKLQFQALPVEDVLAAASYLHMYDIVKVCKKRLKRKGVEADVARPEDEAASSGSDKADSASDASPGRPATADLLPSDEDDEEKPEAAAALWLRMPAAERAGTPLGTASPRQGEAEGAAGDRGKLLSPAGSPSSSLSQRSQRSQRSAVARVARRGRKVSSDAADCVLDLSVKPVAGGHHGGPLHPSFLSGASGPDGTLGVRVKIERGVASEEEEERGVYEMEHSGVAKAAAPSANGGLGHHGVTGPLSAQRRLGLEAHLSALREASLATELEKEKAPGDNGDMLGAESERSQHAEAAGMDSTLLPYVSNMLSAPHHAQIFMCPLCNKVFPSPHILQIHLSSHFREQEGIRAKPAGDVNVPTCSICGKTFSCMYTLKRHERTHSGEKPYTCTTCGKSFQYSHNLSRHAVVHTREKPHACKWCERRFTQSGDLYRHIRKFHCELVNSLSVKSEPLALPNVRDWAIEDSSQELWK, encoded by the exons ATGCATACTGCTGCAG GTTATGAGGACGGCAGGATGGAGTTTCCAGACCACAGCAGACACTTGCTCCAGTGTCTGAGTGAGCAGCGCCACCAGGGCTTCCTGTGCGACTCCACCGTGCTGGTGGGCGACGCCCAGTTCCGCGCCCACCGGGCCGTGCTGGCCTCCTGCAGCATGTACTTCCACCTCTTCTACAAGGACCAGCTGGACAAGCGGGACGTGGTGCACCTCAACAGCGACATCGTCACGGCGCCCGCCTTCGCCCTGCTGCTGGAGTTCATGTACGAGGGCAAGCTGCAGTTCCAGGCGCTGCCCGTGGAGGACGTGCTGGCCGCCGCCAGCTACCTGCACATGTACGACATTGTCAAGGTGTGCAAGAAGCGGCTGAAGCGCAAGGGCGTGGAGGCGGACGTGGCGCGGCCCGAGGACGAGGCGGCCTCCAGCGGCTCGGACAAGGCGGACAGCGCCTCGGACGCCTCGCCGGGCCGGCCCGCCACCGCCGACCTGCTGCCCAgcgacgaggacgacgaggagaaGCCGGAGGCGGCGGCTGCCCTGTGGCTGAGGATGCCCGCCGCCGAGAGGGCGGGCACGCCGCTCGGCACGGCCAGCCCCCGGCAGGGCGAGGCGGAGGGCGCGGCGGGGGACCGGGGGAAGCTCCTCTCCCCGGCCGGCAGCCCCAGCAGCTCGCTCTCCCAGAGGTCCCAGCGCTCCCAGCGCTCGGCCGTCGCCCGCGTCGCCCGCCGGGGCAGGAAGGTGTCGAGCGACGCGGCCGACTGCGTCCTGGACCTGTCGGTCAAGCCCGTCGCCGGGGGCCACCATGGTGGCCCCCTGCACCCGTCGTTCCTGAGCGGGGCGTCGGGGCCCGACGGCACGCTGGGCGTGAGGGTGAAGATCGAGAGGGGCGTggcgtcggaggaggaggaggagcgcggcGTCTACGAGATGGAGCACAGTGGCGTCGCCAAGGCCGCCGCGCCGAGCGCCAACGGGGGCCTGGGCCACCACGGGGTCACCGGGCCCCTGTCGGCCCAGCGCCGGCTGGGCCTGGAGGCCCACCTGTCGGCCCTGCGCGAGGCCTCGCTGGCcacggagctggagaaggagaaggcccCGGGGGACAACGGGGATATGCTGGGGGCCGAGAGCGAGCGCTCCCAGCATGCCGAGGCGGCCGGCATGGACAGCACCCTGCTGCCCTACGTGTCCAACATGCTGTCGGCGCCGCACCACGCGCAGATCTTCATGTGCCCGCTGTGCAACAAGGTGTTCCCCTCGCCGCACATCCTGCAGATCCACCTCAGCTCGCACTTCCGCGAGCAGGAGGGCATCCGCGCCAAGCCCGCCGGCGACGTCAACGTGCCCACGTGCTCCATCTGCGGCAAGACCTTCTCCTGCATGTACACGCTGAAGAGGCACGAGCGGACGCACTCGGGCGAGAAGCCATACACGTGCACCACGTGCGGCAAGAGCTTCCAGTACTCGCACAACCTCAGCCGGCACGCCGTGGTGCACACGCGGGAGAAGCCGCACGCGTGCAAGTGGTGCGAGCGGCGCTTCACGCAGTCGGGCGACCTGTACCGGCACATCCGCAAGTTCCACTGCGAGCTGGTCAACTCGCTGTCGGTGAAGAGCGAGCCCCTGGCTCTGCCCAACGTCAGGGACTGGGCCATAGAGGACAGCTCCCAGGAACTGTGGAAGTAG
- the zbtb18 gene encoding zinc finger and BTB domain-containing protein 18 isoform X2 translates to MEFPDHSRHLLQCLSEQRHQGFLCDSTVLVGDAQFRAHRAVLASCSMYFHLFYKDQLDKRDVVHLNSDIVTAPAFALLLEFMYEGKLQFQALPVEDVLAAASYLHMYDIVKVCKKRLKRKGVEADVARPEDEAASSGSDKADSASDASPGRPATADLLPSDEDDEEKPEAAAALWLRMPAAERAGTPLGTASPRQGEAEGAAGDRGKLLSPAGSPSSSLSQRSQRSQRSAVARVARRGRKVSSDAADCVLDLSVKPVAGGHHGGPLHPSFLSGASGPDGTLGVRVKIERGVASEEEEERGVYEMEHSGVAKAAAPSANGGLGHHGVTGPLSAQRRLGLEAHLSALREASLATELEKEKAPGDNGDMLGAESERSQHAEAAGMDSTLLPYVSNMLSAPHHAQIFMCPLCNKVFPSPHILQIHLSSHFREQEGIRAKPAGDVNVPTCSICGKTFSCMYTLKRHERTHSGEKPYTCTTCGKSFQYSHNLSRHAVVHTREKPHACKWCERRFTQSGDLYRHIRKFHCELVNSLSVKSEPLALPNVRDWAIEDSSQELWK, encoded by the coding sequence ATGGAGTTTCCAGACCACAGCAGACACTTGCTCCAGTGTCTGAGTGAGCAGCGCCACCAGGGCTTCCTGTGCGACTCCACCGTGCTGGTGGGCGACGCCCAGTTCCGCGCCCACCGGGCCGTGCTGGCCTCCTGCAGCATGTACTTCCACCTCTTCTACAAGGACCAGCTGGACAAGCGGGACGTGGTGCACCTCAACAGCGACATCGTCACGGCGCCCGCCTTCGCCCTGCTGCTGGAGTTCATGTACGAGGGCAAGCTGCAGTTCCAGGCGCTGCCCGTGGAGGACGTGCTGGCCGCCGCCAGCTACCTGCACATGTACGACATTGTCAAGGTGTGCAAGAAGCGGCTGAAGCGCAAGGGCGTGGAGGCGGACGTGGCGCGGCCCGAGGACGAGGCGGCCTCCAGCGGCTCGGACAAGGCGGACAGCGCCTCGGACGCCTCGCCGGGCCGGCCCGCCACCGCCGACCTGCTGCCCAgcgacgaggacgacgaggagaaGCCGGAGGCGGCGGCTGCCCTGTGGCTGAGGATGCCCGCCGCCGAGAGGGCGGGCACGCCGCTCGGCACGGCCAGCCCCCGGCAGGGCGAGGCGGAGGGCGCGGCGGGGGACCGGGGGAAGCTCCTCTCCCCGGCCGGCAGCCCCAGCAGCTCGCTCTCCCAGAGGTCCCAGCGCTCCCAGCGCTCGGCCGTCGCCCGCGTCGCCCGCCGGGGCAGGAAGGTGTCGAGCGACGCGGCCGACTGCGTCCTGGACCTGTCGGTCAAGCCCGTCGCCGGGGGCCACCATGGTGGCCCCCTGCACCCGTCGTTCCTGAGCGGGGCGTCGGGGCCCGACGGCACGCTGGGCGTGAGGGTGAAGATCGAGAGGGGCGTggcgtcggaggaggaggaggagcgcggcGTCTACGAGATGGAGCACAGTGGCGTCGCCAAGGCCGCCGCGCCGAGCGCCAACGGGGGCCTGGGCCACCACGGGGTCACCGGGCCCCTGTCGGCCCAGCGCCGGCTGGGCCTGGAGGCCCACCTGTCGGCCCTGCGCGAGGCCTCGCTGGCcacggagctggagaaggagaaggcccCGGGGGACAACGGGGATATGCTGGGGGCCGAGAGCGAGCGCTCCCAGCATGCCGAGGCGGCCGGCATGGACAGCACCCTGCTGCCCTACGTGTCCAACATGCTGTCGGCGCCGCACCACGCGCAGATCTTCATGTGCCCGCTGTGCAACAAGGTGTTCCCCTCGCCGCACATCCTGCAGATCCACCTCAGCTCGCACTTCCGCGAGCAGGAGGGCATCCGCGCCAAGCCCGCCGGCGACGTCAACGTGCCCACGTGCTCCATCTGCGGCAAGACCTTCTCCTGCATGTACACGCTGAAGAGGCACGAGCGGACGCACTCGGGCGAGAAGCCATACACGTGCACCACGTGCGGCAAGAGCTTCCAGTACTCGCACAACCTCAGCCGGCACGCCGTGGTGCACACGCGGGAGAAGCCGCACGCGTGCAAGTGGTGCGAGCGGCGCTTCACGCAGTCGGGCGACCTGTACCGGCACATCCGCAAGTTCCACTGCGAGCTGGTCAACTCGCTGTCGGTGAAGAGCGAGCCCCTGGCTCTGCCCAACGTCAGGGACTGGGCCATAGAGGACAGCTCCCAGGAACTGTGGAAGTAG